The DNA region CTACGCCTACAGCAAACAGAAACGCTACGGCGCCGCCGTCGAACAGCTGCAGACCGCCCTGGAACTCGACCCGAAGGACTGGCAGTGCCGAAACTCACTCGCCGCTATCTACATGATCTTCTATCTCCGCACCCCCCAGCAGGACCGACTCCGCGAACAGGCCCTCGAAGAATGGCACCAGAGCCTGGAATCCAACCCCGACCAGCCGCCCATCCGCGACCAGATCAAGAAATGGGCGGAGCCGATCAAGGTCCCCGCCCCGCCGGAAGAACCGAAGGAACCGCCGACGCCGCCGGTCGCACCGCCGGCCGTGCCGCCGGAAGCCCCGGCGCCCCCAGTCGCGCCGCCCGAGATGCCGGTGCCGCCGGTCGCACCGCCGGAAGCCCCGGCACCGCCCGTCGCGCCGCCCGAGATGCCCGCGCCGCCCGTCCAGCCGCCTGAGGCGCCCGCGCCGCCGGCGCCCCTGGAGCCGCCGACCGAGCCCCCGGCGCCCCCCGTGATGCCCCCGCCGGTCGAGCCGCCGCCTGCCCCGGCCCCGGCCGGCGCGACGGAATAAGCGGCGGACACATTTAGCCGCCCGCCCCGGCCCCGGCCGGCGCAGCGGAATGATCGCCGGACACATTTAGCCGCCCGCCTTGGCGGGCGCGCAAAAAACGCACGACCACGACCATGACTGAAACGCCCAAACCCGTCCGCACGCGCATCGCCCCCAGCCCGACCGGCGAGCCGCACATCGGCAACCTCTACGTCGCCCTCGTCAACTGGGCCCACGCACGCCAGACCGGCGGACAGTTTCTGGTGCGCATCGAGGACACCGACCGCACGCGCTTCGTCGAAGGCGCCGAGCAAATGTTCCTCGATGCCCTCGCGTGGCTCGGCCTCGACCACGACGAGGGGCCCGACGTGGGCGGCCCCGCCGGCCCGTACCGCCAGAGCGAACGCCTCGCGATTTATCGCCGCGAGGTCGCCCGGCTCCTCGCCTCCGGCCACGCGTACCGATGCTTCTGCTCGCCTGAGCGCCTCGCCCAGGTGCGCAAGGAGCGCCAGAAGGCAGGCGGCGAAACGGGCTACGACCGCCTCTGCCGCGACCTTGCGCCCGGCGAAGTCGAAAAGAAACTCGCCGCCGGTGAAAAGGCGACCGTCCGCCTTGCGGTGCCCCTGGAGGGTGAGACGCGGTTCGAGGATGGCGTCCGCGGCCCCATCACCGTCCGCAACGAGACTATCGACGACCAGGTCCTACTGAAGAGCGACGGCTACCCGACCTACCACCTGGCGAGCGTCGTCGACGACCACGCGATGCGCATCACCCACGTCGTCCGCGCCGAGGAATGGATCATCTCGACGCCCAAACATATCTTGCTCTACGAAGCGCTCGGCTGGACGCCGCCGCAGTTCTTCCACCTGCCGCTCATCCGCAACCCCGATCGCTCGAAACTCTCCAAGCGCAAGAACCCCACCAACGTCCTCTGGTACCGCGAGCAGGGGTACCTCGCGGAGGCGGTGACGAACTTCCTGGGGATGCTCGGCCACTCGATGCCGGACGGGCGGGAAATCTTCTCGCGCGAGGAATTCCTCGCCGAGTTTAGCCTCGCGCGCGTGACGACCACGGGCCCCGTGTTCGACATGGAGAAGTTCGAGTGGCTGAACGGCGAATGGATTCGCCGCCTCCCGCTCGAGAAAGTTGCCGCGCGGTTGAAGGCCGAAGGGTTCGTGCCGAAGGCGATCCTCGAAAAGTTCGACGGTCCCGGCGCGCCGGGATTCCTCGCGATCGTCGCACTTGTGCAGGAACGCCTGCGGCGCTTGAACGAGTTCGCCGACGCGACCGCCTTCTTCGCCGAACGCTTGCCCTACAAGCCGCAGGACTTGATCCCGGAGAAAAAGGGGAAGCCGCTTCACACCGCCGCCGAGACCCTCGCCGCCCTGGAGCGCCTGCGCGATGCGCTCGCCGAAGCGCCCGCCTCGGCGGCCGGCGAGGCCGACGGGCCCGCGTGGGAAACGAAAGCCCTGGAGGAGTTGGTCCGCGCCCTGGCGGCCGAGTTGGGCTGGAAACCCGCCGACCTCTTCATGACCCTCCGCGTGGCCGTGACGTGCCGGAAGGTCTCCACGCCGCTCTTTGAGACGATGGAAATCCTGGGGCGGGAGGAATGCCTCGCGCGGGTGGATGGAGCCATCGGCAAGATTGCGGATTGATAAACCAGGCTGCGACCGTCAGGGAGCG from Planctomycetota bacterium includes:
- the gltX gene encoding glutamate--tRNA ligase — encoded protein: MTETPKPVRTRIAPSPTGEPHIGNLYVALVNWAHARQTGGQFLVRIEDTDRTRFVEGAEQMFLDALAWLGLDHDEGPDVGGPAGPYRQSERLAIYRREVARLLASGHAYRCFCSPERLAQVRKERQKAGGETGYDRLCRDLAPGEVEKKLAAGEKATVRLAVPLEGETRFEDGVRGPITVRNETIDDQVLLKSDGYPTYHLASVVDDHAMRITHVVRAEEWIISTPKHILLYEALGWTPPQFFHLPLIRNPDRSKLSKRKNPTNVLWYREQGYLAEAVTNFLGMLGHSMPDGREIFSREEFLAEFSLARVTTTGPVFDMEKFEWLNGEWIRRLPLEKVAARLKAEGFVPKAILEKFDGPGAPGFLAIVALVQERLRRLNEFADATAFFAERLPYKPQDLIPEKKGKPLHTAAETLAALERLRDALAEAPASAAGEADGPAWETKALEELVRALAAELGWKPADLFMTLRVAVTCRKVSTPLFETMEILGREECLARVDGAIGKIAD